One window of Salegentibacter sp. Hel_I_6 genomic DNA carries:
- the tsaE gene encoding tRNA (adenosine(37)-N6)-threonylcarbamoyltransferase complex ATPase subunit type 1 TsaE: MPVTYNLAQIDEAVQYIIKHAKSNVLLFYGEMGAGKTTLIKALVEALGSKDKVSSPTFSLVNEYHTPREPIYHFDFYRLEDPNEALDIGIEEYFNSKGWIFIEWPQKIQEFLEENFQKVEIIIEDKNIRMLKLC; encoded by the coding sequence ATGCCTGTTACCTACAATTTAGCCCAAATTGACGAGGCTGTACAGTATATTATTAAACACGCTAAAAGTAATGTTCTATTATTTTATGGCGAGATGGGTGCTGGTAAAACTACACTTATAAAAGCTTTAGTAGAAGCTTTAGGAAGTAAGGATAAAGTATCAAGCCCAACATTTTCATTAGTTAATGAATATCACACTCCCCGGGAACCAATTTATCATTTTGATTTTTATAGACTTGAAGACCCCAATGAAGCTCTGGATATAGGTATTGAAGAATATTTTAATTCTAAAGGTTGGATTTTTATTGAATGGCCACAAAAAATACAGGAATTCCTGGAGGAAAACTTTCAAAAAGTTGAGATTATTATCGAAGACAAAAATATAAGAATGTTAAAGTTGTGTTAA
- a CDS encoding glycosyltransferase family 4 protein: protein MEKVLIITYYWPPAGGPGVQRWLKFVKYLRDFGIEPIVFIPENPNYPMLDNSLESEIPEGIIILKKPIFEPYQLAGFFAKNQTKTISKGIIAAEKNQSFLQKSLLFIRGNLFIPDARRFWINPSVKFLKTYLEEEGIKKIITTGPPHSLHLIGLKLKKELDLKWIADFRDPWTQIGYHKKLKLTKSSEQKHKDLEREVLNSADQIITTSFATKAEFAVKTNKPISVITNGFDAEENEAKTNELDNKFSISHIGSLLSERNPEHLWKAIAELTKENISFAEDLELKLAGTVSEEVINSIKLAGLGEKLQLLGYVSHKEAITLQQESRLLLLIEINSEETRGIIPGKLFEYLRAKRPILAIGPKKWDVQKILEETGAGEYFQYSEKDKLKSLILSHYEKYKNGDANIVKGDIQQYHRKNLTRKLASLIKNV from the coding sequence ATGGAGAAGGTACTCATCATAACTTATTATTGGCCACCGGCCGGAGGTCCGGGCGTGCAACGCTGGCTTAAGTTTGTAAAGTATTTGCGAGATTTTGGAATTGAACCCATAGTTTTTATTCCTGAAAATCCCAATTATCCTATGTTGGATAATTCCCTGGAAAGTGAAATTCCTGAGGGAATTATTATTCTTAAGAAGCCTATTTTTGAACCCTATCAGTTAGCTGGTTTTTTTGCAAAAAACCAAACTAAAACCATTAGCAAAGGAATTATTGCCGCAGAGAAAAATCAGTCCTTTTTACAGAAAAGCCTACTTTTTATTCGTGGCAATTTATTTATTCCTGATGCGAGGAGATTCTGGATAAATCCATCGGTGAAATTCCTAAAAACCTATTTGGAAGAAGAAGGTATTAAAAAAATAATTACTACCGGTCCACCGCATAGCTTGCATCTAATTGGTTTAAAGCTTAAAAAGGAACTCGACTTAAAGTGGATAGCCGATTTTCGGGATCCCTGGACACAAATTGGGTATCATAAAAAATTGAAGCTTACCAAAAGCAGTGAACAAAAGCATAAAGACCTGGAACGGGAGGTGTTAAATTCAGCCGATCAAATTATCACTACCAGTTTTGCAACCAAAGCGGAATTTGCAGTAAAGACTAATAAGCCAATAAGTGTAATTACCAACGGGTTTGATGCTGAAGAAAATGAAGCAAAAACCAACGAATTAGATAATAAGTTCAGTATTTCTCATATCGGTTCCTTGCTTTCAGAAAGAAATCCCGAACATCTCTGGAAAGCCATAGCAGAACTTACAAAAGAAAATATAAGCTTTGCAGAAGATCTAGAGTTAAAATTAGCCGGTACGGTAAGTGAAGAAGTAATTAATTCAATTAAATTGGCTGGATTAGGGGAGAAGCTTCAGTTATTAGGATATGTAAGTCATAAGGAAGCAATTACTCTTCAGCAGGAAAGCAGGTTATTGTTATTAATTGAAATTAACAGCGAAGAAACCCGAGGAATTATTCCGGGGAAATTGTTCGAATATTTAAGGGCTAAAAGACCCATTTTAGCCATTGGTCCGAAAAAATGGGATGTTCAGAAAATCTTAGAAGAAACCGGTGCAGGTGAATATTTTCAATATTCAGAGAAAGACAAACTTAAAAGCCTAATTTTATCTCATTATGAGAAATATAAAAATGGAGATGCTAATATTGTAAAGGGGGATATCCAGCAATACCACAGAAAAAACCTAACGCGAAAACTGGCGAGTTTGATAAAGAACGTATAA
- the bcp gene encoding thioredoxin-dependent thiol peroxidase, whose protein sequence is MTTLEAGDKAPEFSVKDQDGNTVKLSDFKGKKLVLFFYPKASTPGCTAEACNLRDNWERFQEKGYAILGVSADTQKKQSNFKNKYEFPFPLLADEDKEVIQAYGVWGPKKFMGKEYDGIHRTTFVIDEEGKIEEVIKKVKTKEHTDQILSE, encoded by the coding sequence ATGACAACATTAGAAGCGGGGGATAAGGCCCCTGAATTTTCAGTAAAAGATCAGGATGGAAATACAGTTAAATTATCAGATTTTAAAGGCAAAAAACTGGTTCTGTTTTTTTATCCAAAAGCGAGTACACCGGGTTGCACGGCTGAAGCCTGTAACCTAAGAGATAACTGGGAGCGTTTTCAGGAAAAAGGTTATGCAATATTAGGCGTAAGCGCCGATACTCAAAAAAAGCAATCCAACTTTAAAAATAAATACGAATTTCCTTTTCCGCTATTGGCTGATGAAGATAAGGAAGTGATCCAGGCTTACGGCGTTTGGGGGCCTAAGAAATTTATGGGAAAAGAATATGATGGAATTCACAGAACCACTTTCGTTATTGATGAAGAAGGGAAAATTGAAGAAGTGATCAAGAAAGTGAAAACTAAAGAACATACCGATCAAATTCTTTCTGAGTAG
- the uvrA gene encoding excinuclease ABC subunit UvrA has product MNIDVAKVNPKENIIIKGAKLHNLKNINVVIPRNKLVVITGLSGSGKSSLAFDTLYAEGQRRYVESLSSYARQFLGRLNKPKVDYIKGIAPAIAIEQKVNSTNPRSTVGTSTEIYDYLKLLFARIGKTYSPVSGNQVKRDRVADVIDHVKSFEERAKLLLLAPIYIEEGRTLSEKIKVLAQQGYSRIKVKDKVLRIDEADLEKIKAEDTLLVVDRIITKDEEDFYNRLADATDAAFFEGKGELYIENLKSGKKRHFSNKFELDGISFLEPNVHLFSFNNPYGACPKCEGYGDVIGIDEDLVIPNTGLSIYENAIFPWRGDSMSWYRDQLVNNSHKFDFPIHKPWFQLTQEQKDLVWNGNKHFEGLNDFFQFLESKAYKIQNRVMLSRYRGKTRCTTCKGKRLRPEADYVKIDGHSITDLVEKPLDKVREFFDTLKLNEYDQQIAKRLLTEINNRLKFLSEVGLDYLTLNRKSNTLSGGESQRINLATSLGSSLVGSMYILDEPSIGLHPRDTERLIGVLQNLRDLGNTVIVVEHDEDIMNAADEIIDIGPEAGTHGGEVVATGTLKQILKSNSLTAQYLNGKEEIPVPKERRKASGEIRILGARENNLQNIDVTIPLKTFTAITGVSGSGKSTLVKKILYPAVQKKIGGYGEKAGQYTDIEGDFKNLGSVEYIDQNPIGRSSRSNPVTYIKAYDDIRNLFSDQKLSNIRGFKPKHFSFNVEGGRCEVCKGEGEVTIEMQFMADVHLECEACNGKRFQKDVLEVQFEGKNIDDVLNMTIDDATNFFAENKLDKIVRKLKPLQDVGLGYVQLGQSSSTLSGGEAQRIKLASFLVKGATKEKALFIFDEPTTGLHFHDIKKLLKSFNALIEKGHSVVVIEHNMDLVKCADHIIDIGPGGGVNGGNIVANGTPEEIIKSKKSFTAKYLKEKL; this is encoded by the coding sequence ATGAATATTGACGTTGCCAAGGTAAACCCTAAGGAGAACATAATTATAAAAGGTGCAAAACTGCACAATCTTAAGAATATAAATGTAGTTATCCCGAGGAATAAATTGGTGGTAATTACGGGACTTTCTGGCTCCGGAAAATCCAGTTTAGCTTTTGATACACTTTATGCAGAAGGCCAACGGCGCTATGTTGAAAGTCTTTCCTCCTATGCCCGTCAATTCTTAGGCCGCTTAAATAAGCCCAAGGTTGACTATATAAAAGGTATTGCTCCCGCCATTGCCATAGAACAAAAAGTAAATTCTACAAATCCGCGTTCTACCGTAGGAACTTCTACGGAGATTTACGATTATCTAAAACTACTTTTTGCTAGAATAGGTAAAACCTACTCCCCTGTTTCAGGGAACCAGGTAAAGCGAGATCGCGTGGCCGATGTAATAGATCACGTAAAATCTTTTGAAGAACGTGCAAAATTATTATTACTAGCACCAATTTATATTGAGGAAGGCCGGACGCTTTCAGAAAAAATAAAAGTCCTGGCACAGCAAGGATACAGCCGGATTAAAGTAAAAGACAAAGTTCTTAGAATAGACGAGGCTGATCTTGAAAAAATTAAAGCTGAAGATACTTTATTGGTGGTAGACCGAATTATCACCAAAGATGAAGAAGATTTTTATAATAGATTGGCTGATGCTACCGATGCCGCATTTTTTGAAGGCAAAGGTGAACTGTATATTGAAAACTTAAAATCTGGAAAAAAGAGACATTTCAGCAATAAATTTGAGTTAGATGGGATTAGTTTCTTGGAGCCAAATGTGCACCTTTTTAGCTTTAATAATCCTTATGGTGCCTGCCCTAAATGCGAAGGCTACGGTGATGTTATAGGGATTGATGAAGATCTTGTGATTCCTAATACTGGACTTTCTATTTATGAAAATGCCATTTTCCCATGGCGCGGCGATAGTATGAGTTGGTACCGCGATCAATTAGTAAATAATTCGCATAAATTCGATTTTCCAATTCATAAACCATGGTTTCAGCTTACACAGGAACAAAAAGATTTGGTTTGGAATGGAAATAAACATTTTGAAGGTTTAAACGATTTCTTCCAGTTTTTAGAAAGCAAAGCTTATAAAATTCAGAATAGAGTGATGCTGTCCCGCTACCGCGGAAAAACGCGTTGTACCACCTGTAAAGGAAAACGCTTAAGGCCGGAAGCCGATTATGTAAAAATAGATGGCCATAGCATCACCGATTTAGTTGAAAAACCTTTAGATAAAGTTCGGGAGTTTTTTGATACCCTAAAATTAAATGAATACGACCAACAAATAGCGAAAAGACTGCTTACAGAAATCAACAACCGACTTAAGTTTTTATCTGAAGTTGGTTTAGATTATCTCACTTTAAACAGAAAGTCAAACACTCTTTCGGGCGGTGAATCGCAACGAATTAACCTGGCAACTTCCCTGGGAAGTAGTTTAGTGGGTTCTATGTATATTTTAGATGAACCTTCTATTGGCTTACATCCACGCGATACAGAACGTTTAATTGGGGTACTTCAAAACCTGCGTGATCTTGGTAACACCGTAATTGTGGTTGAACACGATGAGGATATTATGAACGCTGCCGATGAAATTATTGATATTGGCCCTGAAGCAGGAACTCACGGTGGTGAGGTTGTAGCCACAGGAACACTAAAACAAATTTTAAAATCAAATTCGCTCACCGCTCAATATCTTAATGGAAAAGAGGAAATACCTGTACCTAAAGAGCGCAGAAAAGCTTCAGGAGAAATCAGGATTTTGGGAGCAAGAGAAAATAATCTTCAAAATATTGATGTAACGATCCCGCTAAAAACCTTTACCGCGATAACCGGAGTTTCAGGAAGTGGAAAAAGTACACTGGTAAAGAAAATTCTTTATCCCGCAGTTCAGAAGAAAATTGGAGGCTACGGAGAAAAAGCTGGCCAGTACACCGATATTGAAGGCGATTTTAAAAACCTGGGTAGCGTAGAATATATAGACCAAAATCCAATTGGTAGATCTTCCCGCTCCAACCCTGTAACCTATATCAAGGCTTACGATGATATTCGAAACCTTTTTTCTGATCAAAAATTATCGAATATTCGAGGTTTTAAACCTAAACATTTTTCGTTTAATGTAGAAGGAGGCCGTTGTGAAGTTTGTAAAGGTGAAGGAGAAGTTACCATAGAAATGCAGTTTATGGCCGATGTTCATTTAGAATGTGAAGCCTGTAACGGGAAACGTTTTCAAAAAGATGTGCTGGAAGTTCAGTTTGAAGGAAAAAATATTGACGATGTACTGAATATGACTATCGATGACGCCACTAACTTTTTTGCTGAAAACAAACTTGACAAAATTGTTAGAAAACTAAAACCTTTGCAAGACGTTGGTCTTGGTTATGTCCAATTGGGGCAAAGTTCCTCCACTCTTTCTGGTGGTGAAGCACAAAGAATAAAACTGGCTTCATTTTTAGTAAAAGGTGCTACCAAAGAAAAAGCATTGTTCATTTTTGATGAACCTACCACGGGACTTCACTTTCACGATATTAAAAAGCTATTGAAGTCTTTTAATGCACTTATTGAAAAAGGACATAGCGTGGTGGTGATAGAACATAACATGGATCTGGTGAAGTGTGCCGATCATATTATTGATATTGGGCCTGGTGGCGGAGTAAACGGCGGAAATATTGTTGCAAACGGTACTCCCGAAGAAATTATTAAATCAAAAAAATCTTTTACCGCAAAGTATCTCAAGGAAAAATTATAG
- a CDS encoding DUF4258 domain-containing protein, producing the protein MKLIHRIGYFSVGLFFGIVLLLFFLSGKKTSCDYSPDARVLKNIKIKERKFSAEAFSFFENNKLDTALVSQSLEDGDVDFSRSNTDAKPCNIYLVTNEVNSAILELQIENCDSTATIQKAILKD; encoded by the coding sequence ATGAAATTAATTCATAGAATTGGATATTTTTCGGTAGGCTTATTCTTCGGGATAGTGCTTTTACTTTTCTTTTTAAGTGGAAAAAAGACTTCTTGCGATTACTCACCCGATGCCCGTGTTTTAAAGAACATCAAAATAAAAGAGCGCAAATTTTCTGCGGAAGCTTTTAGCTTTTTTGAGAATAATAAATTAGACACGGCTTTAGTTTCTCAAAGCCTTGAAGATGGTGATGTAGATTTTAGCCGAAGCAATACCGATGCAAAACCTTGTAATATTTACCTGGTTACCAACGAAGTAAATTCAGCAATCCTTGAGCTTCAAATAGAAAATTGCGATAGCACAGCGACTATTCAGAAAGCAATTTTAAAAGATTAA
- a CDS encoding alanine dehydrogenase gives MAKQVSPFTKEQLIPQEETLEIYKNKGQFFIGVPKETSYQEKRICLSPDAVAAITAHGHRVMIESGAGKWARFSDKDYSNAGAEITKDTKKVFSCPTILKIEPPSIEELDLINPQTILISALQLKTQCKEYFQKLATKRITALGFEFIRDDDGSYPIVRALSEIAGTASVLIASEIMSNNINGNGLMFGNISGVPPVEVVILGAGTVGEFAARSALGLGASIKVFDSSLTRLRNIQSNLNQTFYTSTIQPKNLSKAIKRCDVLIGAVRGKNRSPVLITDDMVSSMKRGAVIIDVSIDMGGCIETSEITTHDKPIFTKHSVLHYCVPNIPSRYARTSSLSISNIFTPYLLHIAEEGGLENTLRFDKGLRNGLYFYHGILTNKSIADWFDLSYRDINLLIF, from the coding sequence ATGGCCAAACAGGTTTCGCCTTTTACCAAAGAGCAATTAATTCCGCAGGAAGAAACCCTGGAAATCTACAAAAATAAGGGACAATTTTTCATTGGAGTTCCTAAAGAAACCTCTTACCAGGAAAAACGTATATGTTTAAGTCCCGATGCAGTTGCAGCGATAACCGCTCACGGCCACAGGGTAATGATAGAATCTGGAGCCGGAAAATGGGCAAGATTTAGTGATAAAGATTATTCCAATGCGGGCGCTGAAATTACTAAAGACACTAAGAAAGTCTTCTCCTGCCCTACTATTCTTAAAATCGAACCACCTTCTATAGAAGAACTGGATCTAATAAATCCACAAACAATTTTAATTTCTGCGCTTCAGCTAAAAACGCAGTGTAAAGAATATTTTCAAAAGTTAGCTACAAAAAGAATTACCGCTCTTGGTTTCGAATTTATTAGGGACGATGACGGGAGTTATCCCATTGTTCGAGCATTAAGCGAAATTGCCGGGACGGCTTCCGTTTTAATTGCTTCTGAAATCATGAGCAATAACATTAATGGAAATGGTTTAATGTTTGGTAATATTAGCGGTGTTCCCCCGGTTGAAGTTGTGATTCTTGGTGCTGGAACCGTTGGCGAATTTGCCGCCAGATCTGCTTTAGGACTTGGAGCAAGTATCAAGGTTTTCGATAGTTCTCTTACCAGGCTTAGAAATATTCAATCTAATTTAAATCAAACCTTCTACACCTCTACCATTCAGCCTAAAAACCTGAGTAAAGCAATAAAACGTTGTGATGTTTTAATTGGAGCCGTACGCGGTAAAAACCGTTCGCCGGTGCTTATTACCGATGATATGGTGAGCAGTATGAAACGTGGCGCCGTAATTATAGATGTGAGCATAGATATGGGTGGCTGTATAGAAACCAGCGAGATCACCACGCACGATAAACCTATTTTCACTAAACACAGTGTATTACATTATTGTGTGCCAAATATTCCATCGCGCTATGCAAGAACGTCCTCACTTTCAATAAGTAACATTTTCACACCTTACCTTTTGCACATTGCTGAAGAAGGTGGCCTGGAAAACACCCTGCGTTTTGATAAAGGATTGCGAAATGGTTTGTATTTTTACCACGGAATTTTAACCAATAAATCTATAGCCGACTGGTTTGATCTTTCTTATAGGGATATTAATTTACTTATTTTCTAG
- a CDS encoding RNA polymerase sigma factor: MNNVEITDAVLVREYMHGNEGALSKLINRHQHRIYSFIFSKVFDRDVAEDIFQDTFIKVINTLKKGKYNEEGKFLPWVMRIAHNLVIDHFRRNKRMPKFDNSGDFNIFSVLSDSDLNVETQIIKDQIENDVKELIKELPEDQLEVLTMRIYKDMSFKEISERTGVSINTALGRMRYALINLRKIIEKHNLVLTN, from the coding sequence ATGAATAACGTTGAAATCACTGACGCTGTTCTTGTGCGTGAATATATGCACGGAAACGAAGGCGCACTAAGCAAGCTTATTAACAGGCACCAGCACCGAATTTACAGTTTTATTTTCTCAAAAGTTTTTGATCGTGATGTCGCCGAAGATATTTTTCAGGACACCTTTATTAAAGTCATCAATACTTTAAAGAAAGGAAAATATAATGAAGAAGGTAAATTTCTCCCCTGGGTGATGCGCATTGCTCATAACTTGGTGATTGATCATTTTAGAAGAAATAAACGTATGCCAAAATTTGATAATAGTGGCGACTTTAATATTTTTTCGGTTTTGAGTGATTCAGATTTAAATGTGGAAACTCAAATCATCAAAGATCAAATAGAAAATGATGTAAAGGAACTTATAAAAGAGTTACCAGAAGATCAATTAGAAGTTCTTACCATGAGAATTTACAAGGATATGAGCTTCAAGGAAATTTCTGAACGTACGGGGGTTAGTATAAATACTGCTTTAGGCCGAATGCGTTATGCTTTAATAAATCTTCGGAAAATTATCGAAAAGCATAATCTCGTTTTAACAAACTGA
- a CDS encoding polysaccharide biosynthesis C-terminal domain-containing protein, producing MGVIIKQSFTNLITTYFGFAIGAINTLFLFTYFLEQEYYGLVTFLLSAASLLWPFMAFGAHSTLTKFFTFYKTKEEKDRLLNLILFLPIVVSAVLGLITVLGYSFLIDYFTQGNGLVRPYIWLIFLIAFATSYFEIFFAWSKLYYKSVFGNFMKEVFHRFCISLLLLAVYFNWITVHQFIYCIAGVFTLRLIAMMIYAFSLYFPKLDFKFPQNLSPVLKFTSLILIAASVATALLDLDKVMIEYFMPIENVAIYGIAIYIATVISVPQKAMHQITNPMTAEFLNTKNNKSLEDLYKKSSLNLLIVSLLIFILIITNVKQLYELIPDEYELSILVVLLISLVKLYDNLLGNNNSILFNSDYYRIVLFIGVLLVLIAFVLNLIFIPSFGIEGAAIASFVAFFIYNSVKIWLVHKKFNFLPFTSKTWLVLLVGSMLSFCFYFWDFDFHPILNIAIKSILIGISYVGLAYFLNFSTEVNNIINKALRIKTS from the coding sequence ATGGGCGTAATTATAAAGCAATCTTTTACAAACCTAATTACTACCTATTTTGGTTTTGCGATTGGCGCAATTAACACCCTCTTTTTATTTACCTATTTTCTAGAACAAGAGTATTATGGCCTGGTTACTTTTCTACTATCGGCAGCAAGTTTACTTTGGCCCTTTATGGCTTTTGGCGCGCATAGTACACTCACAAAATTTTTTACTTTTTATAAAACTAAAGAAGAAAAAGACAGGCTTTTAAATTTAATCCTGTTTTTACCTATAGTAGTTTCCGCAGTTCTAGGATTGATTACAGTGTTGGGTTATTCTTTTCTAATCGATTATTTTACACAGGGCAATGGACTGGTTAGACCTTATATCTGGTTAATCTTTCTAATCGCTTTCGCCACTTCTTATTTCGAGATCTTTTTTGCCTGGTCTAAGCTATATTATAAAAGTGTCTTCGGAAATTTTATGAAAGAGGTTTTTCATAGGTTCTGCATCAGTTTATTGCTTTTGGCAGTCTATTTTAACTGGATTACGGTTCATCAGTTCATCTATTGCATTGCCGGAGTCTTTACATTACGACTCATTGCGATGATGATCTATGCGTTTTCGCTGTATTTTCCTAAACTAGACTTTAAATTTCCGCAGAATTTATCTCCTGTCTTAAAATTTACTTCACTAATTCTTATAGCTGCTTCTGTGGCTACGGCTTTGTTGGATTTGGATAAAGTGATGATAGAATATTTTATGCCCATAGAAAACGTGGCTATCTACGGAATTGCGATTTATATCGCTACAGTGATTTCGGTGCCGCAAAAGGCAATGCACCAAATTACAAACCCAATGACGGCTGAATTTCTTAATACTAAGAATAACAAAAGTCTCGAAGATCTTTATAAAAAGAGTTCCTTAAATTTATTGATTGTAAGCTTACTGATTTTTATTTTGATAATTACGAACGTAAAACAACTTTACGAACTAATTCCCGATGAATATGAACTAAGTATTCTAGTGGTTTTATTAATCTCCCTGGTGAAGCTTTATGATAATCTTCTTGGAAATAATAACAGTATTCTTTTTAATTCGGACTATTACCGAATCGTCCTATTTATTGGCGTTCTACTTGTGTTAATCGCGTTTGTTTTAAACCTAATTTTCATTCCTAGCTTTGGGATAGAAGGAGCAGCTATCGCTAGTTTTGTAGCTTTTTTTATCTATAATTCGGTTAAGATATGGTTGGTGCATAAAAAGTTCAATTTTCTTCCTTTTACATCCAAAACCTGGTTAGTATTATTGGTTGGAAGTATGCTATCTTTTTGCTTTTATTTCTGGGATTTCGACTTCCATCCAATATTGAACATCGCAATCAAATCTATTTTGATAGGAATAAGCTATGTGGGCTTAGCGTATTTCCTGAATTTCTCTACTGAAGTAAATAATATAATTAATAAAGCTCTAAGGATCAAAACCTCCTAA
- the nth gene encoding endonuclease III encodes MTKQEKVQFVIDTLNDIYPEIPIPLDHKDPYTLLIAVLLSAQSTDVKVNQITPKLFEIADNPMDMVKLSVEEIREIIKPVGLSPMKSKGIHGLSEIILEKHNGQVPQSFEALEALPAVGHKTASVVMAQAFNVPAFPVDTHIHRLMFRWNLSNGKNVTQTEKDAKRLFPKDLWNKLHLQIIWYGRQYSPARGWDLEKDIITTEIGRKTVIADYYKKKK; translated from the coding sequence ATGACCAAACAAGAAAAGGTTCAGTTCGTAATTGATACCTTAAACGATATTTATCCCGAAATTCCAATTCCGCTAGATCACAAAGATCCTTATACTTTATTAATTGCAGTTTTACTTTCAGCCCAAAGTACCGATGTAAAAGTAAACCAGATTACTCCAAAACTCTTTGAAATAGCCGATAACCCAATGGATATGGTGAAGCTTTCAGTAGAAGAAATCAGGGAAATAATTAAACCGGTTGGCCTATCCCCTATGAAATCTAAAGGAATTCATGGGCTATCTGAAATTATTCTTGAAAAACATAATGGGCAGGTTCCACAAAGTTTTGAAGCCCTGGAAGCTTTACCGGCAGTAGGTCACAAAACCGCAAGTGTGGTAATGGCGCAGGCATTTAATGTTCCTGCCTTTCCGGTAGATACGCATATTCACCGCTTGATGTTTCGCTGGAATTTAAGTAATGGTAAAAACGTTACTCAAACAGAAAAAGATGCGAAACGATTATTTCCAAAAGATCTTTGGAACAAATTACATTTACAAATTATTTGGTACGGGAGGCAATATTCCCCTGCGAGAGGCTGGGATCTTGAAAAAGATATTATTACCACAGAGATAGGCAGGAAAACAGTTATTGCTGACTATTATAAAAAGAAGAAATAA